In the genome of Pontibacter actiniarum, the window TTTATTCATGGCTATGCTTGTCTATGTATTTGTCCAGGCGCATCAAAAAGGCGTTTTCTCCTTTAGGGATGGCCACCACATATTCCTCCTTGTGAAGCGTGTAATCCGATACCCGGAGGCCGAGCTGCTGTAGCTCTTCCTCTGTGGCTGCCACTAGGTATGGGCCCGGCTGCAACTGATCTACATACACAGGCTGCCCCTCCTTCTTTTTGACGTAAACCGCCGCCTGGCTGTTTCTGCGCACGTGCACCGGGAGGTCTTCTATTTCTTCGGGTAGCGTGCGGGAGGGCAAAGTCCCGACTTTTATTTTCTCGGTGTGGTGGGGTTGGCTAAAGGCCAGGTGCTTTACCCAGGGAGATGTTTTGGTAAACCCGCCGATTGCCATGTCGAGTTCATGAACCTCTACTTTCTCCAGAATGTTGCTTTGCGCGTCTGGCAGCCACTCTATCTCGGCCCCGAGCTCCTTTGCAAAGCCTTTCACCAGCTCTACCTCAATGCCGGAAGGGGAGGCGCCATCCGCCTGTGCCCACTTCCCGTTGCTGGCAACCCCTACCCGAAGCACGTGCCCTTTCACGTTTTCGAGGGTGTGTTCGGGGTCCCGGGGATAGTTGTCACAACCAACCAGGAGCAGAAAGCAACCTAAAACGAAGAAGTGTAAAAGCCGGTTTGAACAGTGCTGAAGTGTGGGCATGTGCATGGTGAAAGGTGAAACATTGGGTCTTCGTAGCGGCGGCGCAAGGGGCAGAGCACTCCTGCAGGCAGTGCCGGAGAAGATTAAGCTTTGTTAATATACTAGCGCAGTGGCAAAATGTTGTACCTGCTGCTCCTGCTGTGGCCACAGGGGCAGACGGCCACAACAGGCCTTGGCGTTTAACTTGCAGCGGCACAGAACCGCAACGAGTGCGAGCAAAGGGATCTGCAGAAGGAACCTAACTTACTGGGGCAGGCATGGCCGCCGTACAGCGGAGTCGTTTTGTTGGAAAAGCGGAGGCGTATCCTGCTGCCTGTAAATCAGTGGCTTGTGGAGTGGCAGAAAAAAAGACTACTATTTTAGAAGGATGACGCAACAAAGCATCAACATCTACGTTAGTATAAGTGGCTAAAAGTTGAAAATGAATGAAGATTCTTTTCAAAAAATTGGTAAAGGCTCCTGTCATGGGAGCCTTTACTGTTTTATAGAGCTTACCGCTGTGGCTGGTCATGCCGTGGCTCCTGTTAACCGGCCTTTTCCCCTTAAAAAGCTTACTGGCCGTAAACCCGACGCAGTACGCGGTTTCTTCTTCATTCTCTACATACAAAAAGAACAGGCTTAACAGGGAAGCGTTTATACTTCATATAAAAGAAACAAGCGCGGCCGTTCTAACTTGCAACGGCCGCGCTTGTTTTGCCTCTCTTCTACGCAAGGCAATGCGCCTAGACAGGCTTAGTGGAAGAACAGGTAGGCTATGAAGATAGCCGCCACAATTCCGGCCAGGTCGGCAATAAGGCCGCAGGTAAGCGCATAGCGCGATTTACGGACACCCACGGAGCCGAAGTACACCGCCAGCACATAAAAAGTGGTTTCGGTGGAGCCCTGGATGGCCGAGGCCAGGCGACCCACAAACGAATCAACGCCGTAGCTGGTCATGGCCTCTACCATTAACCCCCTGGCGCCGCTGCCGCTCAAAGGCTTCATGAAGGCCACTGGCAGGGCCGGTACAAAGTCCGTGTTCATGCCGGTGAGGCCAACCAGGTAACCGATCCCGTCTACCACCATGTCCAGCGCACCGGAGGTCCGGAACACCCCAATAGCCACCAATATCGCCACCAGGTAAGGAATGATGGTGATGGCTACTGAAAAGCCTTCTTTGGCCCCCTCAATAAAGGCCTCGTACACATTTACTTTTCTGATGAGTGCCAGCCCGATAAACGAGATGATGATGGAGAAGAGTATCACATTGCTGACGACGGTGGAGATCACACTAACCTGCTCCTGCGGAATGGTGGTGAAGTAGTAAATCAGCCCCACGATGAGC includes:
- a CDS encoding transporter substrate-binding domain-containing protein, with product MPTLQHCSNRLLHFFVLGCFLLLVGCDNYPRDPEHTLENVKGHVLRVGVASNGKWAQADGASPSGIEVELVKGFAKELGAEIEWLPDAQSNILEKVEVHELDMAIGGFTKTSPWVKHLAFSQPHHTEKIKVGTLPSRTLPEEIEDLPVHVRRNSQAAVYVKKKEGQPVYVDQLQPGPYLVAATEEELQQLGLRVSDYTLHKEEYVVAIPKGENAFLMRLDKYIDKHSHE